One Coffea arabica cultivar ET-39 chromosome 5e, Coffea Arabica ET-39 HiFi, whole genome shotgun sequence DNA segment encodes these proteins:
- the LOC113688315 gene encoding EP1-like glycoprotein 2 isoform X4: MFPKCWNFIIIISILLSLQLGDGQPFDYPTANLSTTWINSVSANHSVDFTDGSKVRAILLRGTFGPRYACGFFCNGKCDSYLFAVFIVQTNSVSNIVMPSLGFPQVVWSANRNHPVKINATLQLTSGGDLVLRDADGTSVWSTNTRGRSVAGLNLTDEGNLVLFDRNNKVVWQSFDHPTDALVPGQKLVSGQKLTASVSITNSTEGGLFSVFVNNKGLFASVKANPPQIYYQQLVDGTKANKKASYAKFQNGSLALYIHSSEPRDPDSVITLPQISSAQYMKLGSDGHLRLYEWADGWKVAFDILTGYLGDCNYPTVCGKNGICSNGQCSCPTSVNASMNYFTPINGRQPNLGCSEITPLNCNASRYHNFLELEDMTYFTFNADITSTNMDSCKQACLGNCSCKAAIFRYGSNSSNGDCYLPAQIFSLMNNEQDKTHYNSSVFMKVQITPNASAPAKTSPKDHD; encoded by the exons atgtttccaaaatgttggaattttataataattatctccattcttctttctcttcagtTAGGAGACGGACAGCCTTTTGATTATCCTACTGCAAATTTGTCTACTACGTGGATCAATAGTGTCTCAGCTAACCATTCTGTTGATTTTACAGATGGTTCAAAGGTGAGAGCCATTCTGCTCAGAGGAACATTTGGGCCTAGATATGCTTGTGGATTCTTTTGCAATGGCAAATGTGATAGCTATCTGTTTGCAGTCTTTATTGTTCAGACTAACAGTGTTTCAAACATTGTCATGCCAAGCTTAGGATTTCCACAGGTTGTCTGGTCGGCTAACAGAAATCATCCTGTCAAAATCAATGCAACCCTGCAACTTACATCAGGAGGAGATTTGGTTTTACGGGATGCTGATGGGACTTCAGTTTGGTCTACAAACACGAGAGGAAGATCTGTAGCAGGTTTAAACTTGACCGACGAAGGAAACCTGGTTCTCTTTGATAGAAATAACAAGGTGGTCTGGCAATCTTTTGATCATCCTACTGATGCTTTGGTTCCAGGGCAAAAATTGGTATCTGGGCAGAAGCTGACGGCTAGTGTTTCAATTACCAACTCAACTGAAGGAGgtttgttttctgtttttgttAACAACAAAGGTTTGTTTGCTTCTGTAAAAGCAAATCCTCCACAAATTTATTATCAACAGTTAGTTGATGgtacaaaagcaaataaaaaagcAAGCTATGCCAAGTTCCAAAACGGAAGCTTAGCCTTGTATATACATTCTTCTGAACCAAGGGATCCGGATTCAGTGATTACCCTGCCTCAGATTTCCTCAGCTCAGTACATGAAATTGGGGTCCGATGGGCATTTGAGACTATATGAGTGGGCAGACGGGTGGAAAGTGGCGTTTGATATTCTTACTGGTTATCTTGGTGATTGCAATTACCCCACGGTTTGTGGAAAAAATGGCATTTGCTCAAATGGGCAGTGCAGTTGTCCTACATCAGTCAATGCTTCAATGAACTATTTTACACCAATAAACGGAAGGCAGCCAAATCTTGGCTGTTCTGAGATCACTCCTTTGAATTGCAATGCTTCACGATATCATAATTTTCTTGAGCTAGAAGACATGACTTACTTCACATTTAATGCAGATATTACTAGTACCAATATGGATAGCTGTAAGCAAGCATGTCTGGGTAACTGTTCGTGTAAAGCAGCTATATTTCGTTATGGTTCAAATTCTTCTAATGGGGATTGCTATTTACCTGCCCAGATCTTTTCATTGATGAACAATGAGCAGGACAAGACTCATTATAATTCATCTGTGTTCATGAAGGTGCAGATCACACCAAATGCATCAGCTCCTGCAAAAACTTCTCCTAAAG ATCATGATTAG